The Methanoculleus marisnigri JR1 genome window below encodes:
- the thiE gene encoding thiamine phosphate synthase, translated as MGYDLYVVTDETIGRGRTHTDLARLAAAGGADVIQLRDKRLPGRDLLSAAVAIREITTDAGALFIVNDRLDVAIAAGADGVHLGANDLPVGEARRIVPPGFLIGASVGSVAAAVRAAAEGADYVALSPTFATGSKDDAGPGCGLAALKEIRAAVSLPLVAIGGITAANVADVIAAGADGVAVISAVVGEGDVTAAARSLRDRIAAAKAEGR; from the coding sequence ATGGGATACGACCTCTACGTAGTCACCGACGAGACGATCGGGCGCGGACGCACTCACACGGATCTCGCCCGCCTCGCCGCCGCCGGCGGCGCGGACGTGATCCAGCTCCGTGACAAGAGGCTCCCGGGCCGCGACCTCCTCAGCGCGGCCGTAGCCATACGTGAGATCACCACTGACGCCGGCGCGCTCTTCATCGTGAACGACCGCCTGGACGTCGCCATCGCGGCCGGTGCCGACGGGGTCCACCTCGGCGCAAACGACCTCCCCGTGGGCGAGGCACGGCGCATCGTCCCGCCGGGGTTCCTCATCGGGGCATCGGTCGGGTCGGTCGCCGCGGCTGTCCGGGCCGCGGCGGAAGGGGCCGACTACGTGGCGCTCAGCCCGACGTTTGCGACCGGGTCAAAGGACGACGCGGGGCCGGGGTGCGGGCTTGCCGCACTCAAAGAGATCCGTGCCGCGGTATCCCTCCCGCTCGTCGCGATCGGGGGGATCACCGCAGCAAACGTCGCCGACGTCATCGCCGCGGGGGCGGACGGCGTCGCGGTGATCTCGGCGGTCGTGGGAGAGGGCGACGTCACCGCCGCCGCACGGAGCCTCCGCGACCGGATCGCCGCCGCGAAAGCGGAAGGCCGTTAA
- a CDS encoding MFS transporter, with protein MEQEESKSYSRRFILILVTVATFLNPFTGSAINLALPAIGGEFSADAATLAWVTSAYLLASVIFLLPAGRLGDSRGKVTVFLAGIVVYTAGSLLTILTPTMDLLLVCRFIQGMGGAMIYANSVALITHLYPPGERGYAIGLNTTAVYAGLSLGPFLGGALTQFLGWRSIFIVTALLAVPVLFYAGKFPAFLNERQREHFDVAGLILSSALILCLFLGLAWVTTPTGATLLAAALVLGAVFFRVERGRQNPLLPVTLLEKNRVFAASNAAALINYSATFAVGFLLSLYLQYIRGYEPVAAGTLLLLQPIVQVFVAPVAGRLADRMQPGLVASVGMGITAVGLFGFSLLGETTPIAAILALLVLLGVGLGIFSSPNTTAIMGCVEKRYYGSASAMVAMMRSLGMMLSMGAVLVVFAVIMGSTTVTPAIFPEFLASLRLIFLAFAVLSAFGVLLSLRRNKC; from the coding sequence GTGGAGCAGGAAGAGAGCAAATCGTATTCGCGAAGGTTCATCCTCATACTGGTCACCGTCGCCACGTTTTTAAACCCCTTCACGGGCTCCGCCATCAACCTCGCCCTGCCCGCCATCGGCGGGGAGTTCTCCGCCGACGCCGCCACGCTTGCCTGGGTCACGAGCGCCTATCTCCTCGCATCGGTCATCTTCCTCCTCCCGGCAGGGAGGCTCGGCGACTCGCGGGGGAAGGTCACCGTCTTTTTAGCCGGGATCGTGGTCTATACCGCCGGGTCGCTCCTCACCATCCTCACGCCCACGATGGATCTCCTCCTCGTCTGCCGGTTCATCCAGGGGATGGGCGGCGCCATGATCTACGCAAACAGCGTGGCCCTGATCACCCACCTCTACCCGCCCGGCGAGCGAGGCTACGCGATCGGGCTGAATACGACGGCGGTCTACGCCGGGCTCTCGCTCGGGCCGTTCCTCGGGGGCGCCCTGACCCAGTTCCTCGGCTGGCGGAGCATCTTCATCGTGACCGCGCTCCTCGCCGTCCCGGTCCTCTTCTACGCCGGGAAGTTCCCGGCGTTCTTAAACGAGCGGCAGCGGGAGCACTTCGACGTCGCGGGTCTGATCCTCTCCTCCGCCCTGATCCTCTGCCTCTTCCTGGGCCTGGCCTGGGTGACCACCCCGACGGGCGCAACGCTCCTCGCGGCGGCCCTGGTGCTCGGGGCGGTCTTCTTCCGGGTGGAGCGCGGCCGCCAAAACCCGCTTCTCCCGGTCACGCTTCTCGAGAAGAACCGGGTCTTTGCCGCCTCGAACGCCGCCGCCCTGATCAACTACAGCGCAACGTTCGCGGTCGGGTTCCTCCTCTCCCTCTACCTCCAGTACATCCGGGGCTACGAACCCGTCGCCGCGGGCACCCTCCTCCTCCTCCAGCCGATCGTCCAGGTCTTCGTCGCCCCGGTGGCGGGCCGCCTGGCCGACCGGATGCAGCCCGGGCTCGTCGCTTCGGTGGGGATGGGGATTACGGCCGTGGGCCTCTTCGGCTTCTCGCTGCTCGGCGAGACGACGCCGATCGCCGCGATCCTCGCCCTCCTGGTGCTGCTGGGCGTGGGGCTCGGGATCTTCTCGTCCCCGAACACCACCGCCATCATGGGCTGCGTGGAGAAACGCTACTACGGAAGCGCGTCGGCGATGGTGGCCATGATGCGGTCGCTCGGGATGATGCTGAGCATGGGGGCGGTTCTCGTGGTCTTTGCGGTCATCATGGGGTCGACGACCGTTACCCCGGCGATATTCCCTGAGTTCCTCGCGAGCCTGCGGCTGATCTTCCTCGCCTTTGCGGTTCTCTCGGCTTTCGGGGTCCTCCTCTCGCTCCGCAGGAATAAATGCTGA
- a CDS encoding ATP-binding cassette domain-containing protein — protein sequence MLGTAGLTKRLGDFTLDDVDLTVADGEYFVILGPTGAGKTILLETLAGIYSPDAGTIALDNRDITRTDPKDRGIGMVYQDYMLFPHLTVGENIGFGLKQRKAEPARIRESVQETAALLGIGHLLHRTTGTLSGGEQQRAAIARALALRPRVLLLDEPLSALDTVTRERLRRELKAIHRTTGTTVIHITHHFEDIFALADRVAVMQDGRIVQTGTPDEVFRRPATEFVAAFTGMENVYCGVSRVRNGEATIDLGEIVVRTVTAIEGDVCVGIRPEEVILSRQPFESSAANTFSGTVAEIRQNGMFSRVVVDTGLPFVAVLTRQSVARLGLVEGEPANVTFKASAVHVFKR from the coding sequence GTGCTCGGGACCGCCGGGCTCACCAAACGCCTCGGGGACTTCACCCTCGACGACGTGGATCTGACCGTCGCCGACGGCGAGTACTTCGTCATCCTCGGGCCGACCGGCGCGGGAAAGACCATCCTCCTCGAGACCCTGGCGGGGATCTACTCCCCGGACGCCGGAACGATCGCCCTTGATAACCGCGACATCACCCGCACCGACCCAAAAGACCGGGGGATCGGCATGGTCTACCAGGACTACATGCTCTTCCCCCACCTCACCGTCGGGGAGAACATCGGGTTCGGCCTCAAGCAGCGGAAGGCCGAGCCCGCCCGCATCAGGGAGAGCGTGCAGGAGACCGCGGCCCTCCTCGGGATCGGCCACCTCCTTCACCGGACGACAGGGACGCTCTCCGGTGGGGAGCAGCAGCGGGCGGCGATCGCCCGGGCGCTCGCCCTCCGGCCCCGCGTCCTGCTCCTCGACGAACCGCTCTCGGCGCTCGACACCGTCACCCGGGAACGGCTCAGGAGGGAACTGAAGGCGATCCACCGGACGACCGGCACGACGGTCATCCACATCACCCACCACTTCGAGGACATATTCGCCCTCGCTGACCGGGTGGCGGTGATGCAGGACGGAAGGATCGTCCAGACGGGCACGCCCGACGAGGTCTTTAGGAGACCCGCCACCGAGTTCGTCGCCGCCTTCACCGGCATGGAGAACGTCTACTGCGGGGTATCCCGCGTCCGGAACGGGGAAGCGACGATCGACCTCGGGGAGATCGTCGTCCGGACGGTCACTGCGATCGAGGGGGACGTCTGCGTCGGCATCCGGCCGGAGGAGGTGATCCTCTCCCGCCAACCGTTCGAGTCGAGCGCCGCAAACACCTTTTCGGGCACGGTTGCTGAGATTCGGCAGAACGGCATGTTTTCGCGGGTCGTCGTGGATACGGGACTGCCCTTCGTCGCCGTCCTGACCCGGCAGAGCGTCGCCCGCCTGGGCCTCGTCGAGGGGGAGCCGGCAAATGTCACTTTCAAAGCCTCCGCGGTCCACGTCTTCAAGCGGTAG
- a CDS encoding rubredoxin, producing the protein MDSYRCTLCGYVYFPAIGDTDHGVKPGTAFEDLPETWKCPRCGAPKSRFKKV; encoded by the coding sequence ATGGATTCATACCGGTGCACTCTGTGCGGCTACGTCTACTTCCCGGCAATTGGCGACACCGACCACGGCGTCAAGCCCGGCACGGCTTTTGAAGACCTTCCCGAGACCTGGAAATGTCCCCGGTGCGGTGCGCCGAAGAGCCGGTTTAAGAAGGTGTAA
- a CDS encoding ABC transporter permease, with the protein MFRNRAALPRLTPFKAIFLAVSFALIVYMLVVIGGLVVYPPLPALIESLLSPEILFAVELSLVTSAVSTAFCVVAAVPVAYSLARFSFPGRGVANTIFNIPLALPPLVAGVALLIFYGPSTFGKMLSEWGLDVIYTPLGIVVAQFFVNLPYMVRVARSAFETINPRYEHVARTLGCTEWGAFRQITLPLAKSGLIAGLVITWSKSIGEFGAVLMLAGATRMKTETLPIALFLNMSTGDLDLAVAASVILIVISVISLAVFERYTGGRGVF; encoded by the coding sequence GTGTTCCGGAACCGGGCCGCCCTCCCCCGCCTCACCCCGTTCAAGGCGATCTTTCTTGCCGTCTCATTCGCCCTGATCGTCTACATGCTCGTCGTCATCGGCGGGCTCGTGGTCTACCCGCCGCTCCCGGCCCTCATCGAGAGCCTGCTCTCCCCCGAGATCCTCTTTGCCGTCGAACTCTCGCTCGTCACCTCGGCAGTCTCCACCGCCTTCTGCGTCGTCGCCGCCGTGCCGGTCGCCTACTCCCTCGCCCGGTTCTCGTTTCCCGGCAGAGGGGTGGCAAACACCATCTTCAACATCCCGCTCGCTCTCCCGCCGCTCGTTGCGGGCGTGGCGCTGCTCATCTTCTACGGTCCCTCGACGTTCGGGAAGATGCTCTCGGAATGGGGGCTCGACGTCATCTACACCCCGCTCGGGATCGTCGTCGCCCAGTTTTTCGTCAACCTCCCCTACATGGTCAGGGTCGCCCGGTCGGCCTTCGAGACGATCAATCCCCGCTACGAACACGTCGCCCGGACGCTCGGGTGCACCGAGTGGGGAGCGTTCCGCCAGATCACCCTTCCTCTCGCAAAGAGCGGTCTCATCGCGGGCCTGGTCATCACCTGGTCGAAGTCCATCGGTGAGTTCGGCGCCGTCCTCATGCTTGCGGGAGCCACCCGGATGAAGACCGAGACCCTGCCCATCGCGCTCTTCCTGAATATGTCGACGGGGGATCTCGACCTCGCCGTCGCCGCATCCGTCATCCTGATCGTCATATCGGTGATCTCGCTCGCGGTCTTCGAACGCTACACCGGCGGACGGGGGGTATTCTAG
- the arcC gene encoding carbamate kinase has translation MAERTVVIALGGNAILQHRETGTAEDQFENVRKASRRIAEIVAEGYAVAVTHGNGPQVGDILLRNELAKDTLPPMPLDVCGAESQGMIGYMLQQSMQEALREAGYDRPVATLLTQTLVDGDDPAFENPEKPIGPFYTPMQAKKLQEEKGWRMVRIPGEGYRRVVPSPRPIAFVEERAIARLVSAGAIVIAAGGGGVPVVADGGGALRGVEAVVDKDYTAAFLARLVGAEDLLILTDVERVALNYGWPDQQEISEMTVREARGHLAAGQFPPGTMGPKIEAAVGFLETGGERVIIASLEEASVALAGRAGTRIHL, from the coding sequence GTGGCGGAAAGAACGGTGGTGATCGCGCTCGGCGGCAACGCCATCCTGCAGCACCGGGAGACCGGGACGGCCGAGGATCAGTTCGAAAACGTCCGAAAGGCGTCGCGCCGCATCGCAGAGATCGTGGCCGAAGGCTACGCCGTCGCCGTCACCCACGGGAACGGGCCGCAGGTGGGAGACATCCTCCTCCGAAACGAGCTCGCGAAGGACACCCTCCCGCCGATGCCGCTCGACGTCTGCGGGGCGGAGAGCCAGGGGATGATCGGCTACATGCTCCAGCAGTCGATGCAGGAGGCGCTCCGGGAGGCCGGGTACGACCGCCCGGTCGCGACGCTGCTCACCCAGACCCTGGTTGACGGCGACGATCCGGCTTTTGAGAATCCCGAAAAACCGATCGGCCCGTTCTACACGCCGATGCAGGCGAAGAAGCTGCAGGAGGAGAAGGGCTGGCGGATGGTCCGGATCCCGGGGGAGGGTTACCGGCGGGTCGTCCCCTCGCCGCGCCCGATCGCCTTCGTGGAGGAGCGGGCGATCGCCCGTCTCGTCTCCGCCGGGGCGATCGTGATCGCCGCGGGCGGGGGCGGCGTCCCGGTGGTCGCAGACGGTGGAGGCGCCCTCCGGGGCGTCGAGGCGGTCGTGGACAAGGACTACACCGCGGCGTTCCTCGCCCGGCTCGTCGGTGCCGAAGACCTCCTGATCCTGACCGACGTCGAACGTGTGGCCTTGAACTACGGATGGCCGGATCAGCAGGAGATCAGCGAGATGACGGTCCGCGAAGCACGGGGCCACCTCGCGGCGGGACAGTTCCCGCCCGGGACGATGGGGCCGAAGATCGAGGCGGCCGTCGGGTTCCTCGAGACCGGGGGGGAGCGGGTGATCATCGCATCGCTCGAAGAGGCGTCGGTGGCCCTTGCCGGGCGGGCCGGAACCCGGATCCACCTGTAA
- a CDS encoding rubredoxin, translating into MMDSYRCGLCGYVYNPRAGEPGQGIEARTEFGDLPDTWACSRCGAEKNLFRKA; encoded by the coding sequence ATGATGGATTCATACCGGTGCGGACTCTGCGGCTACGTCTACAACCCCAGGGCCGGCGAGCCCGGCCAGGGGATCGAGGCCCGCACAGAGTTTGGAGACCTGCCCGACACCTGGGCATGCTCCCGGTGCGGTGCGGAGAAGAACCTGTTTCGGAAGGCGTAA
- a CDS encoding nuclear transport factor 2 family protein, with amino-acid sequence MEDLLSTLLDIEKRAWKAADVRDVEFYREYLAPEALVVTLCAVLDRDGIIRDLIENPNELPAYVITDPKVVPLGEKGAVLAYTVSFGGQTIFVSTVYTRSDGRWRAAFHQRTPASPATCPAD; translated from the coding sequence ATGGAAGACCTGTTATCTACTCTGCTGGATATCGAAAAGCGGGCCTGGAAGGCTGCCGATGTCCGGGACGTGGAGTTCTACCGGGAGTACCTCGCTCCGGAAGCCCTCGTCGTCACTCTTTGCGCGGTCCTGGACCGGGATGGGATCATCCGGGATCTCATAGAGAACCCCAATGAACTACCGGCGTATGTCATCACGGATCCGAAAGTCGTGCCCCTCGGGGAGAAGGGTGCCGTCCTCGCGTATACCGTCTCCTTCGGCGGGCAGACGATCTTTGTATCGACCGTGTATACACGGAGCGACGGCCGGTGGCGGGCGGCCTTCCACCAGCGGACGCCTGCTTCCCCGGCGACCTGCCCGGCGGATTAA
- a CDS encoding DUF5518 domain-containing protein codes for MADNFWTGVIVGWLVGLILGFLLPVIGPLIGGFVAGWMVRGGIGNGAKAGLLAGILGAIVIAVLLLVGGTVLLGAFGFIAGLGTSLVIIVMAFVYQGLLSMIGGVIAGAIRR; via the coding sequence ATGGCGGATAACTTCTGGACTGGTGTCATCGTCGGGTGGCTCGTGGGGCTTATTCTCGGCTTCCTGCTGCCGGTCATCGGACCGTTGATCGGCGGGTTCGTCGCCGGCTGGATGGTCCGGGGCGGGATAGGAAACGGTGCAAAGGCCGGGCTGCTTGCCGGGATCCTCGGCGCCATCGTCATCGCGGTGCTGCTCCTGGTCGGCGGCACGGTTCTTCTCGGGGCGTTCGGGTTCATCGCGGGCCTCGGGACATCGCTCGTCATCATCGTGATGGCGTTCGTCTACCAGGGTCTTCTCTCCATGATCGGCGGCGTCATCGCCGGGGCGATCCGGCGGTAA
- a CDS encoding DUF5518 domain-containing protein, with translation MAKQDSPYWLSPLVGIIFMLFISPFFPVGGPIVGGIIGGYLGPPGAARGALGGLIGGLVVAAIFSVVAVVGGTALLGPIGALIGLGIAALLFALALYFGILGAVGGAIGGALKTWMVSRRNVTG, from the coding sequence TTGGCGAAACAGGACAGTCCCTACTGGCTTTCTCCGCTTGTAGGCATCATATTCATGCTCTTCATCAGCCCGTTCTTTCCGGTAGGGGGCCCGATCGTCGGGGGGATCATCGGCGGCTACCTCGGGCCCCCGGGGGCAGCTCGGGGCGCGCTCGGCGGACTTATCGGCGGGCTCGTCGTCGCCGCGATCTTCTCGGTCGTCGCCGTCGTCGGGGGGACAGCGCTCCTCGGCCCAATCGGGGCCCTCATCGGCCTCGGGATCGCCGCCCTCCTCTTCGCCCTCGCCCTCTACTTCGGTATTCTCGGCGCCGTCGGCGGCGCGATCGGCGGGGCGCTGAAAACGTGGATGGTATCGCGCCGCAACGTTACGGGATGA
- a CDS encoding MFS transporter has translation MPDPPPETRQDLRDLSIRLILLLGAASLCGSLVSNGARSVTGPYILLLGGSAAIVGLVAGAGEFIGYALRSATGIYVGKNHRYWKAATAGYGLLAAIPLLAVAGRWETAAALIVAERIGKAVRTPARDTILSHATTAVGRGWGFGVHKALDQVGAVAGPLVMAAALAVTGGYGVGFLLLGIPLAGVAVALFLAQSEVPRPGRLEGEGEGNRDNLPGIVPYAAFVFLGMAGFASFPLISFHLKAQSIVPDAAIPLFYAAAMTVSVAVALLVGRAFDRIGTHVLLTIPALSIATVALAFSPEPGAAVAGSLVWGAGIGIFEPVLRASIAESTALDRRGKVYGSVSAVFGTAWFVGSAVMGVLYDVSIGHIVAYVVIVEAAAIAAYLWMCRSRIVVRLQEGLGEIIP, from the coding sequence ATGCCCGACCCTCCCCCCGAGACCCGACAGGATCTCCGCGATCTCTCGATCCGGCTCATCCTCCTCCTCGGCGCGGCAAGCCTCTGCGGGAGCCTCGTCTCGAACGGCGCCAGGAGCGTCACCGGCCCTTACATCCTCCTCCTCGGGGGAAGCGCGGCAATCGTCGGGCTGGTCGCCGGAGCCGGCGAGTTCATCGGGTATGCCCTGCGTTCGGCCACCGGCATCTACGTCGGCAAAAACCACCGCTACTGGAAGGCGGCGACGGCCGGCTACGGCCTGCTCGCCGCCATCCCGCTCCTCGCCGTCGCCGGACGGTGGGAGACTGCGGCCGCCCTCATCGTCGCCGAACGGATAGGAAAGGCCGTCCGGACACCGGCGCGCGACACGATCCTCTCTCACGCGACGACGGCCGTCGGGAGAGGGTGGGGATTCGGCGTCCACAAGGCGCTCGACCAGGTCGGTGCGGTCGCCGGCCCGCTGGTCATGGCCGCCGCCCTGGCCGTCACCGGCGGCTACGGCGTGGGATTCCTCCTGCTCGGGATTCCTCTCGCCGGAGTTGCAGTCGCTCTCTTCCTCGCGCAATCGGAGGTGCCGAGGCCGGGGCGCCTGGAGGGAGAGGGGGAGGGGAACAGGGACAACCTGCCCGGGATCGTGCCGTATGCCGCGTTCGTATTCCTCGGGATGGCCGGGTTTGCCAGTTTCCCGCTCATCTCCTTCCACTTAAAAGCTCAATCGATCGTCCCCGACGCCGCCATCCCTCTCTTCTACGCCGCCGCGATGACGGTATCGGTCGCCGTGGCGCTGCTCGTCGGGCGGGCCTTCGACCGCATCGGCACCCACGTCCTCCTCACCATCCCGGCCCTCAGCATCGCGACGGTCGCGCTCGCCTTCTCGCCCGAACCGGGCGCGGCCGTCGCGGGATCGCTCGTCTGGGGAGCCGGGATCGGGATCTTCGAGCCTGTTCTCCGGGCGTCGATCGCAGAGTCCACGGCGCTCGACCGGAGGGGGAAGGTCTACGGGAGCGTGAGCGCGGTCTTCGGGACGGCGTGGTTCGTAGGGAGTGCCGTGATGGGCGTCCTCTACGACGTTTCGATCGGGCACATCGTCGCGTACGTCGTCATCGTCGAGGCCGCGGCGATCGCCGCCTACCTCTGGATGTGCCGCTCCCGGATCGTGGTGAGGCTCCAGGAGGGGCTCGGGGAGATCATCCCGTAA
- the modA gene encoding molybdate ABC transporter substrate-binding protein: MFKNTIVLVTLALLLFAGGCTTVTGDNTAAGDDATLLVYSGAGLKKPMTEIGDVFAEKYGIDVEYTFAGSGTLITQMELSRKGDAFVPGGTPDYRIAREKGLVEEPGYAAYHVPVIVVAKGNPKNITSVDDFARPGLKIALGGANTTAIGRAGDKLFQAHGTLDAVEKNVVLRAPTINEVVVAMNMGTADAALITLDLVNPETMDTIDLPQEDGLTLIVPIGATTFTEQPDVAQTFVEFVTSDEGKAIFAKHGFPVYPDPAYAGIEP, from the coding sequence ATGTTCAAAAATACCATAGTACTGGTCACGCTCGCCCTTCTCCTCTTCGCGGGGGGGTGCACCACCGTCACCGGGGATAACACCGCTGCCGGCGACGACGCCACACTGCTCGTCTACTCCGGCGCCGGCCTCAAGAAGCCGATGACCGAGATCGGGGATGTGTTCGCCGAGAAGTACGGCATCGACGTCGAGTACACCTTCGCCGGTTCGGGCACACTCATCACCCAGATGGAACTCTCCCGGAAAGGCGACGCCTTCGTACCTGGAGGAACACCCGACTACCGGATCGCCCGGGAGAAAGGGCTGGTCGAAGAACCCGGCTACGCCGCCTACCACGTCCCGGTGATCGTCGTCGCGAAAGGAAACCCGAAGAACATCACCTCGGTCGACGACTTTGCCCGGCCCGGGCTGAAGATCGCCCTCGGCGGCGCGAACACCACCGCGATCGGCAGGGCCGGCGACAAACTCTTCCAGGCGCACGGCACCCTCGACGCCGTCGAGAAGAACGTCGTCCTCCGGGCGCCGACGATCAATGAGGTGGTCGTGGCGATGAACATGGGCACCGCCGACGCCGCGCTCATTACGCTCGACCTTGTGAACCCCGAGACGATGGACACGATCGACCTCCCACAGGAAGACGGACTCACCCTCATCGTTCCGATAGGGGCGACCACATTCACGGAGCAGCCGGACGTCGCTCAAACGTTCGTCGAGTTCGTCACCTCCGACGAGGGGAAGGCGATCTTTGCAAAACACGGGTTCCCCGTCTACCCCGACCCGGCATACGCGGGGATCGAGCCATGA
- a CDS encoding ATP-binding protein, producing the protein MEIVIGKNGDRDVAIDAQELVTGRTCVIAQSGAGKSWGIAVLCEQLLQARVGFCLIDTEGEYFSLRDRFPLLWIGSTDDCDVDIGQVNLRELMQNAICSRTAVIFDVSEADMQERVSYLAEVLYDLESELKQPFLLIVEEADKFIPQSGESIKKIEEISRRGRKRGLGLLVATQRPSLVTKNVLSQCNSQILGKLSIENDLKAVSLFFSSRKEAGELADLEPGEFFVMGKLSRENATKMRFGARLCEHRGLTPRLVPARPIEPAKPAKPSRVEPTRTEPCVPEDIPREEPEVPPAPANAVIPVLLREEALDIAKGKRKRRFRFLEPEERIVSGDRVYRPLHRVEVRYIGGLLRKSTRTASFVLDGCTGCIIEVDRGMKIRPGFSELLGLDEAAVKIVAGLANGGSTLTEIEADTHLGPGVVKKAMKSLADVKLITEMKTVGDTKVYVPLLAADVPALSSLRRGADLPMESLREEPLEAKVTESSLRTILKGLEPTAEIVGFDTIYYPVYLIRFASERGERSIVLDGCTGKELLFPVS; encoded by the coding sequence ATGGAGATCGTAATCGGAAAGAACGGCGACCGCGACGTCGCCATCGACGCCCAGGAACTCGTCACGGGCAGAACCTGTGTCATCGCGCAGTCGGGTGCCGGGAAGAGCTGGGGCATCGCGGTTCTCTGCGAGCAGCTCCTGCAGGCACGGGTAGGGTTCTGCCTCATCGATACGGAGGGGGAGTACTTCTCGCTCAGGGACCGGTTCCCCCTCCTCTGGATTGGTTCCACCGACGACTGCGACGTGGATATCGGACAGGTGAACCTCCGGGAACTGATGCAGAACGCGATCTGCTCCCGGACGGCGGTGATCTTCGACGTCTCGGAAGCCGATATGCAGGAACGGGTATCCTACCTCGCGGAAGTCCTCTACGACCTCGAGAGCGAGTTAAAGCAGCCGTTCCTGCTGATCGTGGAGGAAGCGGACAAGTTCATTCCCCAGTCGGGGGAATCCATCAAAAAGATCGAGGAGATCTCCCGCCGGGGGCGCAAGCGCGGGCTCGGTCTTCTGGTCGCGACCCAGCGGCCGTCGCTCGTGACGAAGAACGTTCTCTCGCAGTGCAACAGTCAGATCCTCGGGAAGCTCTCGATCGAGAACGACTTAAAAGCGGTCAGTCTCTTCTTTTCGTCCCGGAAAGAGGCCGGGGAACTCGCGGATCTCGAGCCCGGGGAGTTCTTCGTGATGGGTAAGCTCTCGAGGGAGAACGCGACGAAGATGCGCTTTGGGGCCCGGCTCTGCGAACACCGGGGGTTGACGCCCCGGCTCGTGCCCGCGCGGCCAATCGAGCCCGCCAAACCCGCTAAGCCCTCCCGGGTGGAACCGACCCGCACCGAACCCTGCGTTCCTGAGGATATCCCCCGGGAAGAACCTGAGGTGCCGCCCGCACCCGCGAATGCGGTGATCCCGGTGCTGCTCCGCGAGGAAGCGCTCGATATCGCGAAGGGGAAACGGAAACGCCGGTTCCGTTTCCTCGAGCCCGAAGAGCGGATCGTCTCTGGAGATCGGGTCTACCGGCCGCTCCACCGGGTGGAGGTCCGCTACATCGGCGGACTTCTCCGGAAATCGACGAGAACTGCTTCGTTTGTCCTCGACGGCTGTACCGGCTGTATCATCGAGGTGGATCGGGGGATGAAGATCAGGCCGGGGTTCTCGGAGCTTCTCGGGCTCGACGAGGCCGCGGTGAAGATCGTTGCCGGGCTCGCGAACGGCGGCTCGACCCTGACCGAGATCGAGGCCGACACCCATCTTGGGCCCGGCGTGGTGAAGAAGGCGATGAAGAGCCTTGCCGATGTGAAACTCATCACGGAGATGAAGACAGTGGGCGACACGAAGGTCTACGTGCCCCTGCTTGCGGCGGATGTCCCGGCGCTCTCCTCCCTCAGGCGGGGAGCGGACCTCCCGATGGAGTCGCTCCGGGAGGAGCCTCTCGAGGCGAAGGTCACGGAATCCTCCCTCCGGACGATCCTGAAGGGGCTTGAGCCAACGGCGGAGATCGTCGGATTCGATACGATCTACTATCCTGTCTACCTGATCCGGTTCGCCTCGGAGCGGGGAGAACGCTCGATCGTCCTCGACGGCTGCACCGGGAAAGAACTTCTCTTCCCGGTGTCGTGA
- the tsaA gene encoding tRNA (N6-threonylcarbamoyladenosine(37)-N6)-methyltransferase TrmO, whose translation MNGTEYSCRTIGVARTAFTDPAATPIQAAFSTACGTVEVYPEFRDGLSALAGFSHLILIYRFHRAAGEEIAERPLIDGAEPHGIFATRHFNRPNMLGISVVRLAGIDGGTLVVKGIDLLDGTPILDIKPYIPAFDCIGGASSGWVTSQHVERIKLQSASFQVD comes from the coding sequence ATGAACGGCACGGAGTATTCCTGCAGGACCATCGGCGTCGCCCGGACGGCGTTCACCGACCCGGCCGCCACCCCGATTCAGGCCGCCTTCTCCACCGCCTGCGGAACGGTGGAGGTCTACCCCGAATTCCGTGACGGCCTTTCGGCGCTCGCGGGGTTCTCCCACCTCATCCTCATCTACCGGTTCCACCGCGCCGCCGGTGAAGAAATCGCCGAGCGACCGCTCATCGACGGGGCGGAGCCGCACGGCATCTTCGCCACCCGGCACTTCAACCGCCCGAACATGCTCGGGATATCGGTCGTCCGGCTGGCCGGGATCGACGGGGGCACGCTCGTCGTCAAGGGCATCGACCTCCTGGACGGGACACCGATCCTCGACATCAAACCCTACATCCCGGCGTTCGACTGCATCGGGGGCGCTTCCTCCGGGTGGGTGACGTCGCAGCACGTCGAGCGGATCAAACTGCAGAGCGCGTCCTTTCAGGTAGATTAG